The genome window CGATTATTGCATCATGAACTCTACTCTCAAATAAAAACGGACCAAGACCTAAGGACTTTTATGTCTTCTCATGTCTATGCTGTTTGGGACTTTATGTCGCTCTTAAAAGCCTTACAAAATTCACTTACCTGCACCTCTACCCCATGGATGCCCAAAGGAAATCCAGACCTGAGATACCTCATCAATGAGATCGTACTCGCTGAAGAAACAGATAGGGATCAACATGGCAACAGGTTGAGCCATTATGAAATGTACCTCAATGCCATGAATGCCGCAGGAGTTTCTACGGACAAAGCCCAAAATAATATTACAGCATTATCTCAGTCCAATCAAATCCTGGAAGAAATTGACTGCTCCACATTAGCTTCACATATCAAACAGTTCTTGACATCCACCTTTACCATCATTAACAGAGGAAAAGATCACGAGATTGCAGCCGCTTTTACTTATGGTAGAGAAGACTTGATTCCTGAAATGTTTACAGAGATTCTTAGCGGATTAGCAACAACAAAAATAGAAACTGATCTGGAACCGATTACCTACTATTTTGAAAGACATATTGAATTAGACGGCGATGAGCACGGACCTATGTCACATAAAATGGTGGCCTTGCTCTGTGGAGATGATGAGGTAAAATGGCAAGAAGCAGCTCAAGTTTCTAAAGAGGCCCTAGAGTCTAGAATTACATTATTTGACGGTATCTTAAAACAAATCAATTCGTCAGCATTAGAATTGGTTTAACTCCAAATACAAAAGCCGATTCTTATGAATCGGCTTTTGTATCTTTATATAGTCCACTATTACAGCTCTATAGGATCTCTGTTATCTTCTTCTAAAGTTTCCCCTGAAATATCTATGACGGTTTCAATTTGCGGCGCGTGTTTTTTGATGGTGAGTTCCACACCAGATTTAAGGGTCATTTGATTGACATGACAACCTACACAAGTACCTAGTAAACGAACTTTTACAAACTTATCTTGCTCTATAGAAACCAGTTCTATATCTCCTTTATCTCTTTGTAAAAAAGGTCTGATCTCTTGTAATCCTGCTTCTATCGCCGCTGTCAGCTCTGCTCCAGTCATAATTATTTTTTATTTACAGCACTACACCCTGCCATAGTTGTAATTTTAATTGCTTGTGTAGGTGGCAAGGCATCGTTTCTACGCACCGTTTCTGAAACTACTTTTTTAGTGATTTCAATAAATGCTTTTTCTATGTCTGTTCCCTCCTGCATCGCTGCTGGTCGCCCTGCATCTCCAGCTTCCCTTATTGATTGTATCAATGGCAATTCACCTAAAAATGGAATGTCTAAATCTTCAGCGAGATTTCTCGCCCCGTCTTTACCAAAAATATGGTACTTATTTTCTGGTAATTCTGGCGGTGAGAAATAAGCCATGTTCTCAATGATTCCTAAAACAGGAACATTGATACTTTCTTGTTGGAACATCGCTACTCCTTTACGCGCATCAGCCAGTGCCACCGTTTGAGGTGTAGAAACTACTACCGCACCCGTTAAAGGCAAGGACTGCATAATACTTAAGTGAATATCTCCTGTTCCTGGTGGCAAGTCAACAACTAAAAAGTCAAGCTCTCCCCAAGCCGCATCAAAAATCATTTGATTCAATGCTTTTGATGCCATAGGACCTCGCCATACAACTGCCTGATCTGGTTGTGTAAAGAAACCTATAGAAAGTATTTTTACTCCATAACTTTCGACTGGCTTCATCTTTGATTTACCATCGACATTTACAGACAGCGGTTTTTCATTAACGATATCAAACATGATAGTAGAACTTGGACCGTAAATATCTGCATCCAGAAGACCTACTTTAAAACCCATTTTTGCAAGAGTTACCGCAATATTTGCTGTAACAGTAGATTTACCTACCCCACCTTTACCAGATGCTACTGCAATAATATTATCAATACCTGGAATCGCTTTTCCTTTGATCTCTGGTTTCTTATCGGCCGTTTCTGGCGCTTCTACTTTAAGGTTCACCTTGATCTGTGCTTTTGCATACACTTCTTTATGAATCGCCTGTAAGATGGAAACCTCTGTTTTTTTCTTTGCTTGTAGACTATGGTTATTGATCGTTACATCCACTACTACCTCATCTCCAAAAACAAGTACATTTTTAATCGCACCGCTTTCTACCATGTTTTTTCCTTCACCTGGAACCGAAATGGTTTCCAATGCTTTAAAAACGTCTTTCTTTTCTATTTTCATTTTGAATTTTAGAGTATTATTCTATTGATCATTTAAAGTATCCCTTGTGATTCGTTACTATCCAGCCAGTAGTTCTATATCACAATACAATCGCGCTCCTCAGCACGTAGATTGCTTTTCTATTCCATTTGGACTTGATATCACTGTAATTATTTCAAGCGTATTTTTAACTAATAAATAATGTTACAAAGGTACTACTCAGAGTTCGTAATTAAAAATCATTCTAAATAAAAGGAATAGATAATCATTATACCACTTTAACCCCGTGTCGATTGCGACATCCATTTCTGTATTGAAATAAACGAATAGCTTCAATACGATCTTTTATTATTTAAGTACCGCTTCCGTATTGGATGTCTTCTATGCGTAACGGCCTATTCTCGTGTCCTAATTTGAAGTCTACGGTATCTCCTACTTTTGCGCCTATGACCGCTCGAGCGATAGGCGTAGTAAAAGCTATTTTACCCTGAGCTACATTTGCTTCATCTACTCCTGTAATGGTCAGCACCTGATGTGTCTTTAGCTCTAAATTTTTAACCTTTACAGTGGCGCCAAAACGTATTTCATCTTGCGGCTGCTCTTCTAAAAGAATGGGACGAGCAGAATTCATTCGCTCTTTGAGTAATTTTATCTTTCCAAGAACTAGCGTTTGTTCGCGTCTTCTTTCCTTCTCATCTTCTACCGCTATTCCTGCAAAATCTTTTTCTAAGCTATTTAGTTCTTCTCTTAATTGGTTCATGCCGCTGGGCGTGACATAATTAATCACGTTATCAGGCAATACTGCTCGCTGCGGTATAACTACTGGCTCTTCTTGATCTCCTTCTCTTACAAAACCTCTACTCATCTACCTTGTATTTCTTCAACATTTCTAGAGTCGTATACTCTAGCGCTTTGTCATCTGTAGAAGCAAGTGCAACCTTTGGAGCAACACCAGCTTTTTCAGCTTCTAACCATCTTAAAATGCACAAGCACCACTTATCTCCCGCCTTTAAACCCGGAAACTGGTAAGCAGGAATAGCTCGGGTAAGGTCATTCCCTTTTGATTTTGTGTACGCTAGAAATTCCTCGGTCATGACTGCACAAACCACGTGAGTGCCTTGATCTTCATTTGCTGTACGACAAAAACCATCCCTCCAATAACCAGTCATAGGATCATTGCAGCAAGATTCTAATGCCGTGCCAAGCACGTTTAAAGCAGTGGATTTTTCAGTAGTTTGTGACATAGTATAAAGCGGAATTGAAAATAGGAGTAGGAATAAATAGTTCGACATTATTCTGTTTTTAGTTGAGTCTCTGTTACTGGTTAAAAATAACAGCTATCTTTCTTAAAACGAACCGCTACTCCTTTAGACGATATCGTGCCGTCGTGGTTAACTATTAATTAAACCGTTCTTTTATCCAGCTTGCTATAAGTTGCAAGGTTGCTGGATCAAAGGTTTCTTCTATCTGCTCGTATTCTAAGCCACTGCCAGTTGTTGCATTTTGAAATAAATGGTTCAGACCTGGTAATGTTTTTAAAGTTACCTCTTTGTTTCCCGCTTTCGCGAAAGCGGATTTCATACCAGATAAGTTGATTTCAGGGATTACTTGATAATCTAACGAACCATTAATCGCCAAAACTGGACAACTTACTTTTTCCAAATTAGTAGCAGGATCATAAGTTAAAAAGAAACGCATCCAGCTACCAGCAAATTGCTTGCTTACCTCTGTTATATAGGATTCAGAATATTTAGCCTGTAAGGCATCTGGTGCTTTAGTTGCTGCAGCGGTCATCATTATTTTAAGTTCTTGCTGAAGGTCTTCGTTTGTAGCATTTTTAGAAACTATAATCTTCTGAAATACTTGATCCATTAAGTTTATTTCAAAATTCACCTCCTTTTCTGGTGCACCTTTAAGCTCGGCTCCTTTTCTCATTTGTGGTAAGAGGACTTGATCACCTCGTAAACCTGGTCCTGCAAGTGAGACAAAGAACGCTACCTCCTTTTTATTGTTTGCAATTACTATAGGAGCAATCAAACCACCTTCACTATGTCCTATAAGTCCTATTTGTTTTTTATTGATATCCTTACGAGTATTGAGATAGTTCACCGCAGCTTCTACGTCAGTAGCAAAGTCAGCACTAGTGGCATCTTTATGTATTCCCTCAGATTGCGCCACACCACGATCATCATACCTCAACACGGCTATTCCGTTTCTGGTTAAATAGTCGGCAAGCACTAAAAAGGGTTTGTGGCCTACTATTTCTTCATTTCTATCTTGAGGTCCAGAGCCAGAAATCAAAATCGCCACCGGCGGATTCTTTACCTCGCTAGGCAAGGTTAATGTTCCTGCTAATTTGATGTTGTTTGCTTTTGCATTGGTAAATAAGACTTCTTCCACCTTATAAGGAAAAGGGGCTTTAGGTTCTTGAGGCCTGTTGGGTTTTACTTCTTCATAGGCTTTCTTCTCTAAATTCAGCTCTCCAGAAAAGCTTCCTTGGGTAAAAGTTCCCATTACTTTATCACCCTTTAACTCGCCTGCATATTTAATTTTATACGCATTGAGAATTAAAGTAATTTTATTTCCTTGTACCGTTGTGGTGTCCATCGGAAGAAAACTTTTAGACTGCATGGGACTTTGCATGTTTGCGGTATACACACCATCCGTATTGGAGATTTCAAACACGAGTGGCATGCCTTGAATTCCTCCTGTCCAAGAACCTTCAAATTCTTGTGCGTTTGATACTAGGGAACTTAGTAGAACTATGATCCAAAAAGTGATGTGGAGTGTTGTTTTCATGAGTTCAATTAATAAATTTAGTTCAAAATTAGACCCTAAAGATAGGTGTTTAAAGGATAATTTAATAAATGGTAAACAAGAAATGGTAAACAGTTAAGCATGATAAGATATAAAAAGAAATCCCAGTCATAGCTGACTGGGATATTTAAACATCATAAAATAAGATTCCCTAAAAATTATTTCACAATGAGTTGAGATACAAATTTTGAATCGCCTTTCTCAATCTGTAGTAAGTATATACCAGTTGCTAAGGCTTCCGTGTTCACCTGGTATTCTCCTATTTCAGAAGTAGTATAACTGTTTACTTTCTGACCCAATGAATTGTATAAAGTTACCGACTTTACTCCTGCTTGATTTGCAAAATTGATAAAAAATTCAGTTCCTACAACTGGATTAGGGTATATGGCTATCGCTTCTGCGAAAGCGAGATCATCACCAACACTTAAGGTAACATCTTCAAATAGTACTTCAAATCTATTTGCTGCTATGCTTAATGCATCGCTAGGATCAACACTATAACTATAAACCGTGTTTTGATTGTTATCCAAATCAGTAAGTGTGTTGGTATAATTATCCTTTAAAATAGCTTGTTTTGCCATAAAACCTACTGGAGCAAATTCTAAGGTGTAATTTTGCTGTCTGTAATTGTTTAATTCTAGGGGTAGTAGTTCCCCATGTTGTGGAATACCTCTACTTTCTACACTTAAAATAGAACCATCAGTATGCAATCGTCCCAAATTTTCATCTAGATTGCTAAATTTAATCGCATCATTAGTATCCACTCCATTATTAGCAGCGTTTTCAAACCTTACTAACATTCCATCTATGGAACCCGATCCTTGTGCAAATTGACTGGTCTCGTATAAAGAGATCTTTAACTCGCCTTGAGGCACTACTGCTATACTCGTTGGTGGTGGTGTTATGGCATTAGAAGGTCTAGATAAAACAAAACTAGCTGCTGAAACTCCAGAGGCTACCATAAAGGCAGACTGTCCCGGCTGTAAAAATCCTGCTTCGTCATAATCAGAATTTGCTGGAGTTGCTCCTATCATTTGATTGAGCTGCCTTCCATACGTACGGTAAGCGCCACGAGTATTTGCCATAGGATCCCAAACAAAATAGAAACTAGATTTTACGGCATTGATATTAGTCGCGGCAAGATTAAATAATTTATTGAGCTCGTTTCCTAAAGGTAATTTGCTTTGATATGGATTACCTACTATTATAAAATTACCGTCTGTTGAAGCTATACTAGGCAACGTATAATTTACGTTTAATAATTGCCCTTTGGTTCTTAAAGTTGTGGAACCACTACTTAGGTTAGATGTGAGGTCTATATTACGATCTCCTCTTATCAATAATCTTGCATACTGACCAGCCACAAGAACATCTGTTGCATCATTAGTACCTGATGGAGGGCTAAACGTCTGGTTGATGTTATCCCAACCGAACATAGAAGGATTATTTGATCCTGTAACATCAAAACCATTTGCACCATTATTTCCAGTAATATGCGTACCATAACCTACTGGTAAATTACCATTTTCTTGCCAATTCTCATAAATGCTAGTGGTAGTAGTCACTGGCGAACTTACAAACCTAAAAGCTCTACGGTCTTTGTAGTATTGCTCAACAGTCAAGTCACCTATTACTGTAAGTTGCGATCCATCGATAAGTGCGGTTCTAGTTGCTGTACTACCTAAAGTGACGCTAGCTCCTGTGATATTAAGAACTGATGTACTTGCGGTGTCATCATTAAAGATAGACTCGTTGATTCTATAAGTTCCTGTAATACTTAGAGTTGCATTTGCTAGGTCTAAGACACCTATGTTAGCATTTGCAATGTCCCAAGTATTTGCAGCGGTCTGTCCATAAGCGATCCATCTAGAATTACTGGCTTCCAGAGTTCCTAATGCGTTTATATTGTTATCGATCAACACCTCCACATTTGCACCCAAAGTAAGTGTAGCTCCTGTTTCTATTGTCAGGTTGTTTGCTCTAAAATTGCTCGGAATAGTCACGTCTTCTCTTATGATCACATTATCATCAAAATTTGCTAGGTCGCCCGCATGGCTTGGATCATTAGGTGTCCAAGCGCCACTTTCATATACATACGTTTTCGTAACATTCACGGTACGTGTTACCTCTGTGGCAGCATTGCTATTTACATCGGTAAAATTATAAGTGATCGTATAACTTCCTGCAGTATTTACATCTACCACATCACCCGCTACAACAGCAGTTAAAACAGTTGCGTCACAATTATCTGTAATAGTAGTTCCTGAATCTATAAAAGGAACTCCTAAAATAGCTTCTTCTACCGCATTACCGTTAAGGGTAATTACTGGTGCGATTGCATCTACCACAGTAACTAATAAAGGAGCTGTAGTAGAATTACCAGCAGCATCTGTTACTGTCACTAATGGTTGACTAATAAGTTTATAGGACAAGGTTGCCGCAGGATAACCATTAGGTAAGCTTGTTCCTGATAATGTAGGATAAACTATAGGTGTTGTTGCAGCAACATCAAATTGAGAACTACCCATAATGAACAAGCCATTAGACGTATTATTGCTAATATTACTTCGATTAAAAGATACATTAACAGTGTTGCTATTGCGATCTTGCGAATTAAAACCATGAGCTGCAATCGTATATTCACCAGCTGGGATAACTATAGGTGTAGGTAATGCTTTGAATAGATAGCCTTGGATTATATCACCGTCATTCTGACCGATAGTAAGCTCTGCAATGTTTACTCTAGTCCCACTTTGATTTTGCAATAACGCAACCGTAAAAACTCCTGCTGACTGTCTACCATTTATACCGTCATCAAAAACTCCTAATTTATCAATTGTTACAGGTTCTGTAAGTGTAAAATTACCACCTACCGTTCCGGCCCAATCTTGATTACCAGAAAAATCACCATCAGCAGGTATGCTAGCATGCAGCTGTACAGAGATAGAAGGCGCATCTGCAACGTACAAGAAAGTACCTCCAGCAAAGAAATCGCTATTTTGAGATGTGTTACCAGGATACTGATCTACACCTGCATTAAATCGTATACCCATGCTGAAAATACTATTTCCTGAATCTCTAGAATAGGTAATTGGTAGTCCACCGCTAAGTGCTGGATTACTATTACCATTTTTATCATTGTCAGAAAAACCATAAGCGACCACCATGTAATTACCATTAGGTAACACTAATGGAGTGGCTAAAGGCTTAAATCTATATCCATTTTTTAACACTTCATCACTGCCACCAGTAAATACCATATTAGTTCCAGGTATTTTTGTTTGTGTGCTTTTATCATAAATATCAATGTAAATAGGTCCTATTATCCCATCATCATTATCATCAAAAACTCCTAATTGAGTAATAGTAAGGTTTTGTCCTGCTAAAACGGTTAAATCTTCACCTAGCGTACCGCCGTAATTTTGATTACCAGCAAATACCTGTGAGAACTGGTGTACTTGATTTTCTGTCGCTAATAGACCTAGCTGACTACAATCAAAACTAGCTGGACTAAAACTATAGGTCAAGTTTGCGGCATCGGTACAATTATCTGTGGCAGCTGTGGTTAACATACCAGCATTTAATGAGATCCCTGCATTTACGGTAATGCTTTGGGTAGAAATTACTGGACCTGCTGTATCTAATGTAATGATTTGATCTTGTGTTGTCGTATTATTTGCAGCGTCTGTGTAACTCCATGTAATGGTAGTGTCTGTTGTAATAGGAAAGACAGCATTTGTAGTAGCCGTTATTGCTCCATCACAAACATCGCTTGCCGTAGGAATAGTCAGATCAGTTAATTGAACCGTACTCGTACAATTTGAAAAGTCAGTAAGTACAAGAGTATCTGGTACTGGAGCAACTGTATCTCCTACATTTATAGATAAACTAGAAGCTTCACCAAGTGTTGCACCACCTTCACCTCTTGCATAATAAGTGGTGTTTGCGCTTACTGTTGCGGTATAAGAATAACTAGTCGTTCCAGCTACTAATGGAATAGTTGCAATAGCAATGGGCATGCATACACTAGGGTCTGTATCATAAATTTTTAATTCTGTGTGATCATTTATTAACAGCTCTATGTTAAAAATAATAGCATCACCAGCAGCACATACATAATCAGTTGCTGCACTAATCTCAGCCTCTGCCACCAACTTAAAAACGCGTGCATGGCCAGCAGAAGCACTTCCATTTCCGATGTTAGTTATCGCTCCTATTATAAGGGTAGCTCCATCACCGCTTAAGCTTACAGAAAAACCTGAATAATCACCTGCCGCCTCACCATCAATATCTGCACCTAGTTGTTGCCAGCTATTGTTTACATAACTATAAATCCTTACATGACCAGAATCAAGTCCATTCTCATCATTATATATCGCACCAATTGCCACAATACTTCCATCACTACTTAAACTTACAGGATAACCTGAACTATCTGTTGCCGCCTCACCATCAATATCTGCACCTAGTTGTTGCCAGCTATTGTTTACAAAATTATAGATCCTTACATGACCAGAGTCACTTCCATTCCCATCATTATATATCGCACCTATAGCTACTATAGTCCCATCACTA of Nonlabens sp. Ci31 contains these proteins:
- a CDS encoding T9SS type A sorting domain-containing protein; amino-acid sequence: MNGLDSGHVRIYSYVNNSWQQLGADIDGEAAGDYSGESVSLSSDGTIVAIGAIYNDGNGSDSGHVRIYNFVNNSWQQLGADIDGEAATDSSGYPVSLSSDGSIVAIGAIYNDENGLDSGHVRIYSYVNNSWQQLGADIDGEAAGDYSGFSVSLSGDGATLIIGAITNIGNGSASAGHARVFKLVAEAEISAATDYVCAAGDAIIFNIELLINDHTELKIYDTDPSVCMPIAIATIPLVAGTTSYSYTATVSANTTYYARGEGGATLGEASSLSINVGDTVAPVPDTLVLTDFSNCTSTVQLTDLTIPTASDVCDGAITATTNAVFPITTDTTITWSYTDAANNTTTQDQIITLDTAGPVISTQSITVNAGISLNAGMLTTAATDNCTDAANLTYSFSPASFDCSQLGLLATENQVHQFSQVFAGNQNYGGTLGEDLTVLAGQNLTITQLGVFDDNDDGIIGPIYIDIYDKSTQTKIPGTNMVFTGGSDEVLKNGYRFKPLATPLVLPNGNYMVVAYGFSDNDKNGNSNPALSGGLPITYSRDSGNSIFSMGIRFNAGVDQYPGNTSQNSDFFAGGTFLYVADAPSISVQLHASIPADGDFSGNQDWAGTVGGNFTLTEPVTIDKLGVFDDGINGRQSAGVFTVALLQNQSGTRVNIAELTIGQNDGDIIQGYLFKALPTPIVIPAGEYTIAAHGFNSQDRNSNTVNVSFNRSNISNNTSNGLFIMGSSQFDVAATTPIVYPTLSGTSLPNGYPAATLSYKLISQPLVTVTDAAGNSTTAPLLVTVVDAIAPVITLNGNAVEEAILGVPFIDSGTTITDNCDATVLTAVVAGDVVDVNTAGSYTITYNFTDVNSNAATEVTRTVNVTKTYVYESGAWTPNDPSHAGDLANFDDNVIIREDVTIPSNFRANNLTIETGATLTLGANVEVLIDNNINALGTLEASNSRWIAYGQTAANTWDIANANIGVLDLANATLSITGTYRINESIFNDDTASTSVLNITGASVTLGSTATRTALIDGSQLTVIGDLTVEQYYKDRRAFRFVSSPVTTTTSIYENWQENGNLPVGYGTHITGNNGANGFDVTGSNNPSMFGWDNINQTFSPPSGTNDATDVLVAGQYARLLIRGDRNIDLTSNLSSGSTTLRTKGQLLNVNYTLPSIASTDGNFIIVGNPYQSKLPLGNELNKLFNLAATNINAVKSSFYFVWDPMANTRGAYRTYGRQLNQMIGATPANSDYDEAGFLQPGQSAFMVASGVSAASFVLSRPSNAITPPPTSIAVVPQGELKISLYETSQFAQGSGSIDGMLVRFENAANNGVDTNDAIKFSNLDENLGRLHTDGSILSVESRGIPQHGELLPLELNNYRQQNYTLEFAPVGFMAKQAILKDNYTNTLTDLDNNQNTVYSYSVDPSDALSIAANRFEVLFEDVTLSVGDDLAFAEAIAIYPNPVVGTEFFINFANQAGVKSVTLYNSLGQKVNSYTTSEIGEYQVNTEALATGIYLLQIEKGDSKFVSQLIVK
- a CDS encoding Mrp/NBP35 family ATP-binding protein — protein: MKIEKKDVFKALETISVPGEGKNMVESGAIKNVLVFGDEVVVDVTINNHSLQAKKKTEVSILQAIHKEVYAKAQIKVNLKVEAPETADKKPEIKGKAIPGIDNIIAVASGKGGVGKSTVTANIAVTLAKMGFKVGLLDADIYGPSSTIMFDIVNEKPLSVNVDGKSKMKPVESYGVKILSIGFFTQPDQAVVWRGPMASKALNQMIFDAAWGELDFLVVDLPPGTGDIHLSIMQSLPLTGAVVVSTPQTVALADARKGVAMFQQESINVPVLGIIENMAYFSPPELPENKYHIFGKDGARNLAEDLDIPFLGELPLIQSIREAGDAGRPAAMQEGTDIEKAFIEITKKVVSETVRRNDALPPTQAIKITTMAGCSAVNKK
- a CDS encoding NifU family protein is translated as MTGAELTAAIEAGLQEIRPFLQRDKGDIELVSIEQDKFVKVRLLGTCVGCHVNQMTLKSGVELTIKKHAPQIETVIDISGETLEEDNRDPIEL
- a CDS encoding DUF3050 domain-containing protein, producing the protein MNENSISIHISDVRKRLLHHELYSQIKTDQDLRTFMSSHVYAVWDFMSLLKALQNSLTCTSTPWMPKGNPDLRYLINEIVLAEETDRDQHGNRLSHYEMYLNAMNAAGVSTDKAQNNITALSQSNQILEEIDCSTLASHIKQFLTSTFTIINRGKDHEIAAAFTYGREDLIPEMFTEILSGLATTKIETDLEPITYYFERHIELDGDEHGPMSHKMVALLCGDDEVKWQEAAQVSKEALESRITLFDGILKQINSSALELV
- a CDS encoding DUF2237 family protein, with amino-acid sequence MSQTTEKSTALNVLGTALESCCNDPMTGYWRDGFCRTANEDQGTHVVCAVMTEEFLAYTKSKGNDLTRAIPAYQFPGLKAGDKWCLCILRWLEAEKAGVAPKVALASTDDKALEYTTLEMLKKYKVDE
- a CDS encoding alpha/beta hydrolase family protein — translated: MKTTLHITFWIIVLLSSLVSNAQEFEGSWTGGIQGMPLVFEISNTDGVYTANMQSPMQSKSFLPMDTTTVQGNKITLILNAYKIKYAGELKGDKVMGTFTQGSFSGELNLEKKAYEEVKPNRPQEPKAPFPYKVEEVLFTNAKANNIKLAGTLTLPSEVKNPPVAILISGSGPQDRNEEIVGHKPFLVLADYLTRNGIAVLRYDDRGVAQSEGIHKDATSADFATDVEAAVNYLNTRKDINKKQIGLIGHSEGGLIAPIVIANNKKEVAFFVSLAGPGLRGDQVLLPQMRKGAELKGAPEKEVNFEINLMDQVFQKIIVSKNATNEDLQQELKIMMTAAATKAPDALQAKYSESYITEVSKQFAGSWMRFFLTYDPATNLEKVSCPVLAINGSLDYQVIPEINLSGMKSAFAKAGNKEVTLKTLPGLNHLFQNATTGSGLEYEQIEETFDPATLQLIASWIKERFN
- a CDS encoding GreA/GreB family elongation factor, whose translation is MSRGFVREGDQEEPVVIPQRAVLPDNVINYVTPSGMNQLREELNSLEKDFAGIAVEDEKERRREQTLVLGKIKLLKERMNSARPILLEEQPQDEIRFGATVKVKNLELKTHQVLTITGVDEANVAQGKIAFTTPIARAVIGAKVGDTVDFKLGHENRPLRIEDIQYGSGT